One part of the Fusobacterium pseudoperiodonticum genome encodes these proteins:
- a CDS encoding type II secretion system F family protein: MRNQKEKILFFTNELALLIKSGLTFSKAIEIILKEEKNKKFKDILKKIHKNLTMGKNIYDSFKPFENTFGSTYLYILKIGELSGNIVESLEDISKSLDFDLSRRKKLGGILIYPIVVICLTFLIVSFLLIYILPSFITIFEENQIELPLVTRILLGISRNFYYILIFLICILTIIFIFNMYINKNKYKRIRRDKFLLNIFLFGELKKLLLASNFYHSFSILLNAGIGMVESLEIMYMNNNNYYLKDRLFEVKKAILAGNNITTSFKNLNLYNDRFSILITVGEESGYLSENFLQISKILKEDFDYKLKKLLAILEPLVVLVLGLIVGFVVLAIYLPILSIGDIFI, from the coding sequence ATGAGAAATCAGAAAGAAAAAATTTTATTTTTCACTAATGAACTAGCTCTACTTATAAAAAGTGGTCTAACTTTTTCAAAAGCTATAGAAATTATATTAAAAGAAGAAAAGAATAAAAAATTTAAAGATATCCTAAAGAAAATTCATAAAAACTTAACTATGGGTAAAAATATTTATGATAGTTTTAAACCTTTTGAAAACACTTTTGGAAGCACCTATCTATATATTTTAAAAATTGGGGAGCTCAGTGGGAATATAGTAGAAAGCCTAGAAGATATTTCAAAATCTTTAGATTTTGATTTAAGTAGAAGGAAAAAATTAGGGGGAATTTTAATTTATCCCATAGTAGTTATCTGTTTAACTTTTTTGATAGTCAGCTTTTTACTTATCTATATTCTACCTAGCTTTATTACAATTTTTGAAGAAAATCAAATTGAACTTCCTTTAGTAACAAGGATTTTGTTAGGGATTTCAAGAAATTTTTATTATATTTTAATTTTTCTAATATGTATATTAACAATAATATTTATTTTTAATATGTATATAAACAAAAATAAATACAAAAGAATAAGAAGAGATAAATTTCTTTTAAATATATTTTTATTTGGAGAATTAAAAAAGTTATTGCTTGCTTCAAACTTCTATCATTCATTTTCAATACTTTTGAATGCTGGAATAGGAATGGTAGAAAGTTTAGAAATAATGTATATGAACAATAATAACTACTATCTTAAAGATAGATTATTTGAGGTTAAGAAAGCTATATTAGCAGGAAATAACATAACTACTTCCTTTAAAAATTTAAATCTTTACAACGATAGATTTTCTATTTTAATCACTGTAGGAGAAGAAAGTGGATATCTATCAGAAAATTTTTTACAAATTTCTAAAATTTTAAAGGAAGACTTTGATTACAAGTTAAAAAAATTACTAGCCATACTAGAACCTTTAGTAGTTCTAGTTTTAGGACTTATAGTTGGCTTTGTAGTTTTAGCAATATATCTGCCAATACTATCAATAGGTGATATTTTTATATAA
- a CDS encoding prepilin-type N-terminal cleavage/methylation domain-containing protein gives MKKSRAFSLMEVIVSVFILFLVLIPSIKLNSQQLKTYSKIRNKEKELHFFNSLNNYLKSKSISNSHLEFNSYSDFLNSFNDFQTYVRNIQNDEFNLTIDVEDIEVDFSDRKERVSLINLEYKGASKTYKNKIIKFKD, from the coding sequence ATGAAGAAATCTAGAGCTTTTTCTTTAATGGAAGTTATTGTGTCAGTATTTATCTTATTTTTAGTTCTCATACCTAGCATAAAATTGAATAGTCAACAGTTAAAAACCTATTCAAAAATAAGGAATAAAGAAAAAGAGTTACATTTTTTTAACTCTTTAAATAACTATTTAAAATCTAAATCTATCTCAAATAGTCACTTAGAATTTAATAGTTACTCTGATTTTCTAAATTCCTTCAATGACTTTCAAACTTATGTTAGAAATATACAAAATGATGAATTTAATTTAACAATAGATGTTGAAGATATAGAAGTAGATTTTTCTGATAGAAAAGAAAGAGTAAGTTTAATTAATTTAGAATACAAAGGAGCTTCAAAAACTTATAAAAATAAAATTATAAAATTTAAGGATTAA
- a CDS encoding GspE/PulE family protein: protein MEKIENYFKKSVNSSMDNNKISLVQDIEDLYARESVNSNKGIFYILLEAIKFLASDIHIEALNNIVRIRYRINGILKEVARIDKSFLAGMSSKIKILSSLDIVEKRKPQDGRFSLRYKGREIDFRTSIMPTMNGEKIVIRILDKFNYNFTLEDLYLSEENKRIFYKAINQNNGIIIVNGPTGSGKSSTLYSILKYKNKEEVNISTVEDPIEYQIEGINQVQCRNELGLDFATILRALLRQDPDILMIGEIRDKETAEIAVKASLTGHLVFSTLHSNDSLGCINRLVNLGIDNYLLSLVLQMIVSQRLVRKLCPHCKKEDENYKEKLKSLNLAEENYKDIKFYTSGACEKCMNTGYIGRIPVFEIIYFDESLKNMLAQKKEIKQNFKTLLENAMDKAKEGLTSLNEIMRQL, encoded by the coding sequence ATGGAAAAAATAGAGAATTATTTTAAAAAGTCTGTTAATAGTAGTATGGATAATAATAAAATTTCACTTGTTCAAGATATAGAAGATCTGTATGCTAGAGAAAGTGTAAATTCTAACAAGGGGATTTTCTATATATTACTTGAAGCTATAAAATTTTTAGCAAGTGATATACATATAGAAGCTTTAAATAATATAGTTAGAATTAGATATAGAATAAATGGTATTTTAAAAGAGGTCGCTAGAATAGATAAAAGCTTTCTAGCAGGTATGAGTTCAAAGATAAAAATTTTGTCTTCCTTGGATATAGTTGAGAAAAGAAAACCTCAAGATGGTAGATTTTCACTTAGATACAAAGGCAGAGAAATAGATTTTAGAACTTCTATTATGCCCACTATGAATGGTGAAAAAATTGTAATTAGAATTTTAGATAAGTTTAACTATAACTTTACCTTGGAAGATTTGTATTTATCTGAAGAAAATAAAAGAATTTTCTATAAGGCTATCAATCAAAACAATGGTATTATCATAGTAAATGGACCTACAGGTTCAGGAAAATCTAGTACTCTATACAGTATATTGAAATATAAAAATAAGGAAGAAGTTAATATTTCAACTGTAGAAGACCCTATTGAATATCAAATTGAAGGAATTAACCAAGTTCAATGTAGAAATGAATTAGGTTTAGATTTCGCTACAATTTTGAGAGCTTTATTAAGGCAAGATCCTGATATCTTGATGATAGGAGAAATTAGAGATAAAGAAACAGCTGAAATAGCTGTTAAGGCTTCATTGACAGGACATTTAGTTTTCTCAACTCTACATTCAAATGATAGTTTAGGTTGTATAAATAGGCTAGTCAATCTAGGCATTGATAACTATCTTTTAAGTTTAGTTTTACAAATGATAGTTTCTCAGAGATTAGTTAGAAAACTTTGTCCTCATTGTAAAAAAGAAGATGAGAACTATAAAGAAAAATTAAAAAGTTTAAACCTAGCTGAAGAAAACTATAAGGATATAAAGTTCTATACTTCTGGAGCTTGTGAAAAATGTATGAATACAGGTTACATAGGAAGAATACCTGTTTTTGAAATAATTTATTTTGATGAAAGTTTAAAAAATATGTTAGCACAGAAAAAGGAAATAAAACAAAATTTTAAAACTCTACTTGAAAATGCAATGGATAAGGCTAAGGAAGGATTAACTTCGCTTAATGAAATAATGAGGCAATTATGA
- a CDS encoding type II secretion system protein — MYMNKNKAFSLVEIIIAISLTLIVGSICLITFYSMNKSFLVMNKTYKRDKEIASFRDLLISHIKWNEGVEIRISNVSKNQNINSLGNLFLKESDKEGNLLVLKIQAYNETEKTTSKYYRCFLFSEDKVSISYFDEGDVVNLFNGTVILENCSGKFNFDNDILKFYLKDKEKEYEEILYYAQK, encoded by the coding sequence ATGTATATGAACAAAAATAAAGCCTTTTCTCTTGTTGAAATTATAATAGCTATAAGCCTCACTTTAATAGTAGGTTCTATCTGTCTTATCACTTTCTATTCTATGAATAAAAGTTTTTTAGTTATGAACAAGACTTATAAAAGAGATAAAGAAATAGCAAGTTTTAGAGATTTGCTTATTAGTCATATAAAGTGGAATGAGGGAGTAGAAATAAGAATTAGTAATGTTTCTAAAAATCAAAATATAAATAGTTTAGGAAATTTATTTTTAAAAGAAAGTGATAAAGAAGGAAATCTTTTAGTTTTAAAAATTCAAGCCTACAATGAAACTGAGAAAACTACTAGTAAATACTATAGATGCTTTTTATTTTCTGAAGATAAAGTAAGTATTAGTTATTTTGATGAAGGAGATGTAGTCAACCTCTTTAATGGCACAGTAATTTTGGAAAATTGTTCTGGTAAATTCAATTTTGATAATGATATTTTAAAGTTCTATCTAAAAGATAAGGAAAAAGAATATGAGGAAATATTGTACTACGCTCAAAAATAA
- a CDS encoding type II secretion system protein has protein sequence MKNRGFSLIEVIVAVAIIGILSGIVGLKLRSYIATSKDTRAVATLNSFRLAAQTYQIDNDKPLIEDSSKYDDDTEIKKALEKLEIYLDKNAKEIIKNNRITIGASRDTENGELKYGGEVRFTFKDPDNTANSDGYYIWLVPVNPTKNFDSKGKEWTKY, from the coding sequence ATGAAAAATCGTGGTTTTTCTTTGATTGAAGTCATTGTAGCAGTAGCTATAATAGGTATATTATCTGGTATTGTTGGCTTAAAATTGAGAAGCTATATAGCAACATCTAAAGATACTAGAGCTGTGGCAACTCTTAACTCCTTTCGTTTAGCAGCTCAAACTTATCAGATAGATAATGATAAGCCTCTTATTGAAGATAGTTCTAAATATGATGATGATACAGAAATTAAAAAAGCCTTAGAAAAATTAGAAATCTATTTAGATAAGAATGCTAAAGAAATTATAAAAAATAATAGAATAACTATAGGAGCTTCAAGAGATACTGAAAATGGAGAATTAAAATATGGAGGAGAAGTAAGATTTACTTTTAAAGATCCTGATAATACTGCTAACAGTGATGGTTATTATATATGGTTAGTTCCTGTAAATCCTACTAAAAATTTTGATAGCAAAGGAAAAGAATGGACAAAATATTGA
- a CDS encoding prepilin peptidase, with amino-acid sequence MDKILIIFLYIALIFVMYIDINKKYIPNVLNFSILILSVSIRGISEIENFFIGAACYVLPILIFYGYVSDILKREVFGFGDIKLIIALGGLLYHSEINIFLQIYIFYLLVFSIATLYITFYICIYFCKKRALKIRGVEIAFAPYICIAFFIIYNYIEGIL; translated from the coding sequence ATGGACAAAATATTGATAATTTTTCTATATATAGCATTGATTTTTGTTATGTATATAGATATTAATAAAAAATATATTCCCAATGTTTTAAATTTTTCTATCTTAATACTTTCAGTTTCTATTAGGGGGATAAGTGAGATAGAAAATTTCTTTATAGGTGCAGCTTGCTATGTCTTACCTATATTAATCTTTTATGGCTATGTCTCAGATATTTTGAAGAGAGAAGTCTTTGGCTTTGGTGATATAAAATTAATAATAGCCCTAGGTGGACTTTTATATCACAGTGAAATTAACATTTTTTTACAAATTTATATTTTTTACCTTTTAGTATTTTCAATTGCCACCCTTTATATTACTTTTTATATTTGCATATATTTTTGTAAAAAAAGAGCCTTAAAGATTAGAGGTGTAGAGATAGCATTTGCTCCCTATATATGTATAGCCTTTTTTATTATCTACAACTATATAGAAGGTATATTATGA